A section of the Pedobacter sp. HDW13 genome encodes:
- the accC gene encoding acetyl-CoA carboxylase biotin carboxylase subunit, with translation MFKKILIANRGEIALRIIRTCKEMGIKTVAVYSTADRESLHVRFADEAVCIGPPPSKDSYLNIPNIISAAELTNADAIHPGYGFLSENAKFSNICREYNIKFIGATPEQINGMGDKASAKETMKKAGVPTIPGSDGLLTSVKEGIAIANDMGYPVILKATAGGGGRGMRVVWKDEDFENAWDSARQESGAAFGNDGLYLEKYIEDPRHIEIQIIGDQFGKACHLSERDCSIQRRHQKLVEESPSPFMTEELRLRMGEAAIKGAMAVNYEGAGTIEFLVDKHRNFYFMEMNTRIQVEHPVTEEVINFDLIKEQIKVAAGIPISGKNYTPEMHAIECRINAEDPANNFRPSPGRITNFHSPGGHGVRVDTHVYAGYSIPSNYDSMIAKLICVAQTREEAICTMERALSEFVIEGIKTTIPFHLQLMKDPNFRAGNFTTKFMETFEFSE, from the coding sequence ATGTTTAAAAAAATACTAATTGCCAACAGGGGAGAAATCGCTTTGCGTATTATCCGTACCTGTAAGGAAATGGGCATCAAAACGGTTGCTGTTTATTCTACCGCCGATCGCGAAAGTTTACACGTACGTTTTGCTGATGAGGCTGTTTGTATTGGCCCCCCACCTAGTAAAGATTCTTATTTAAATATCCCAAATATTATCTCGGCTGCCGAATTAACGAATGCCGACGCAATACACCCAGGTTATGGGTTCTTGTCAGAAAACGCTAAGTTTTCTAACATTTGCAGAGAGTACAACATCAAATTTATTGGTGCTACGCCAGAGCAGATTAATGGTATGGGCGATAAAGCCTCTGCCAAAGAAACCATGAAAAAAGCTGGCGTTCCTACCATTCCAGGATCAGACGGTTTGCTTACCAGCGTTAAAGAAGGTATTGCAATTGCCAACGATATGGGCTATCCGGTTATCCTGAAAGCTACTGCCGGTGGTGGTGGCCGTGGTATGCGTGTAGTTTGGAAAGATGAAGATTTTGAGAATGCCTGGGATAGTGCCCGTCAGGAATCTGGCGCAGCATTTGGTAACGATGGTTTATATTTAGAGAAATATATCGAAGATCCACGCCACATTGAAATCCAGATTATTGGCGATCAGTTTGGCAAAGCCTGTCACTTATCAGAGCGTGATTGTTCAATTCAACGTCGTCACCAAAAATTAGTAGAAGAATCTCCTTCGCCGTTTATGACCGAAGAACTTCGCTTAAGAATGGGTGAGGCTGCTATTAAAGGTGCGATGGCTGTGAATTACGAAGGTGCAGGTACTATTGAGTTCCTCGTTGATAAACACCGTAACTTCTATTTCATGGAGATGAATACCCGTATCCAGGTAGAGCATCCGGTTACAGAAGAGGTAATCAACTTCGACTTAATTAAAGAACAGATTAAAGTTGCTGCCGGAATTCCAATTTCAGGTAAAAACTATACTCCGGAAATGCACGCAATTGAGTGCCGTATCAATGCCGAAGATCCGGCAAACAACTTCCGCCCATCACCAGGAAGAATTACGAATTTCCATTCGCCAGGTGGTCATGGTGTTCGTGTTGATACGCATGTTTACGCTGGATATTCTATTCCTTCGAACTACGATTCGATGATTGCAAAATTAATCTGCGTAGCACAAACCCGCGAAGAAGCCATTTGCACCATGGAGCGTGCTTTGAGCGAATTTGTAATTGAAGGTATTAAAACTACCATTCCTTTCCATTTGCAGTTAATGAAAGACCCTAACTTCAGGGCCGGAAACTTCACTACAAAATTCATGGAAACATTTGAATTTTCAGAATAA
- a CDS encoding LVIVD repeat-containing protein, whose amino-acid sequence MKKILFNSLLLLFTVAILSQCKKNNSDEFEVIQIAKPITIQAMRALPVGITKPVRAKKTGKIYIYKDLLFINEPNKGIHIYNNANPGAPVNIAFLQIPGNADLAINNNILYADSYVDLLAFDISVITNIKQVKRLNDVFNQFYTAGAQKYVVTYKDTVVNKSTHYKSDLMYANSSYGGTSGQGGSMARFTLLSDYLYAVGSNELNLFDVKTASNPTFLKNINLGWGVETIFPYENKLFIGTNRGMHIFSAADPSNPVKLSTYSHIFACDPVVVQGQYAYVTLRTGNMCWQASNQLEVVDIEDPTKPKQLAVYPMQNPHGLSVSANNLFLCEGAFGIKSFNIADKNKIGNNMLQHLSKIKSFDVIAGPKSLIVTGEDGIYQFDYSNAANLRQLSLIRVQSY is encoded by the coding sequence ATGAAAAAAATTCTATTTAACAGCTTGCTATTGCTATTTACTGTAGCAATACTATCTCAATGCAAGAAAAATAACAGTGACGAATTTGAGGTAATACAAATTGCCAAACCAATCACTATTCAGGCCATGAGGGCATTACCTGTAGGCATTACCAAACCTGTACGGGCAAAAAAAACCGGAAAGATATACATCTACAAAGATCTGCTGTTTATTAATGAACCCAATAAAGGCATCCATATCTACAATAACGCTAATCCGGGTGCCCCTGTAAACATTGCTTTTTTACAAATACCGGGAAATGCAGATCTTGCAATTAACAATAATATTCTATATGCCGACAGCTATGTAGATTTACTTGCCTTTGATATTTCAGTGATTACCAATATCAAACAAGTAAAAAGATTAAACGATGTATTTAACCAATTTTATACTGCCGGCGCTCAAAAATATGTGGTAACCTATAAAGACACCGTAGTAAACAAGAGTACGCATTACAAATCAGATTTGATGTATGCCAATTCGAGCTATGGTGGTACTTCAGGTCAGGGCGGATCGATGGCAAGGTTTACCTTACTAAGCGATTATTTATATGCGGTAGGCAGTAACGAGCTGAATCTCTTTGATGTGAAAACAGCATCAAATCCAACTTTTCTAAAAAATATTAATTTAGGCTGGGGAGTAGAAACTATTTTCCCATACGAAAATAAGTTGTTTATAGGCACCAATAGGGGAATGCATATTTTTAGCGCTGCCGACCCCTCTAATCCTGTAAAACTATCTACTTACAGCCATATTTTTGCTTGCGATCCTGTGGTTGTGCAAGGGCAATATGCCTACGTTACCCTACGTACGGGGAACATGTGCTGGCAAGCAAGCAATCAACTGGAAGTTGTTGATATTGAAGACCCGACAAAACCAAAACAGCTTGCGGTTTATCCGATGCAAAATCCACATGGTTTAAGCGTAAGTGCCAATAATTTATTTCTTTGCGAAGGCGCTTTTGGAATAAAGAGCTTTAATATCGCCGATAAAAATAAAATAGGGAACAACATGCTACAGCATTTAAGTAAAATTAAAAGCTTTGATGTTATTGCAGGCCCTAAATCATTAATTGTAACCGGTGAAGATGGCATTTATCAATTTGACTACAGCAATGCTGCAAATTTAAGGCAGCTGAGTTTGATTAGGGTACAAAGTTACTAA
- the tatC gene encoding twin-arginine translocase subunit TatC produces the protein MSDTNEKRSLTKAIGKKSTTLEAEMSFFDHLDVLRKHLIRAVIAIAVFTGIAFYFNEEILDKIIFGPKKPDFWTYRMMCKLVEHFPSLGKDMCITKINGEIINTEMAGQFNLQLNVCVMCGIVLGFPYLLWEIWRFIKPALHENERKSASGFVFFASVLFIIGIIFGYFIICALSINFLTGYTVSTEIKNTFTIDSYVSSIATLTLGTGIIFELPIIIFILSKLGLMTPKLMRASRRYATVIILIIAAIVTPTPDILTMLTVAAPLFLLYEASIFVSAYIERKKKKAEAAFYAN, from the coding sequence ATGAGCGACACTAACGAAAAAAGATCACTAACAAAAGCGATCGGAAAAAAAAGCACAACATTAGAGGCAGAAATGTCTTTTTTTGATCATCTCGATGTACTCCGCAAACACTTAATCAGAGCAGTAATTGCCATTGCCGTATTTACAGGTATCGCCTTTTATTTCAATGAAGAAATTTTAGACAAAATCATTTTTGGTCCAAAGAAACCAGACTTCTGGACCTACCGCATGATGTGTAAACTGGTAGAACACTTTCCATCACTTGGTAAGGATATGTGTATCACCAAAATCAATGGCGAAATTATCAATACCGAAATGGCAGGTCAGTTTAACCTGCAATTAAATGTTTGTGTAATGTGTGGTATTGTACTTGGTTTTCCATATTTACTATGGGAAATCTGGCGTTTTATTAAACCCGCATTGCATGAGAATGAACGTAAATCGGCCAGTGGTTTTGTATTCTTCGCTTCTGTTCTTTTTATCATTGGGATTATTTTCGGATATTTTATTATTTGCGCACTATCAATTAACTTTTTAACGGGTTATACTGTTAGTACTGAAATTAAAAATACTTTCACAATAGACTCATATGTTTCTTCGATCGCAACACTAACATTAGGAACCGGAATTATTTTTGAACTCCCAATTATTATTTTTATTCTATCGAAACTGGGTTTAATGACGCCTAAGCTGATGCGGGCGAGCAGAAGATATGCGACAGTTATTATTCTAATTATTGCTGCAATTGTAACGCCAACCCCCGATATATTGACGATGTTAACTGTAGCTGCTCCATTATTTCTACTGTATGAAGCCAGTATTTTTGTTTCGGCATATATCGAAAGAAAGAAGAAAAAAGCCGAAGCTGCTTTCTACGCTAACTAA
- the rpiB gene encoding ribose 5-phosphate isomerase B: MSDTKIKIAIGADHAGFEYKEILKDFLQDYEVKDFGPYAADSVDYPDFAHPVASAVENGEFTYGILLCGSANGVAITANKHQGIRAGLCWENEVASLVRQHNNANVLCIPARFVSEDEAKKITETFLTTAFEGGRHQNRVEKISC, encoded by the coding sequence ATGTCTGATACAAAAATTAAAATTGCTATTGGCGCGGATCATGCCGGATTCGAATACAAAGAAATATTAAAAGATTTTTTACAGGATTACGAAGTAAAAGATTTTGGCCCTTATGCTGCAGATTCAGTTGATTACCCTGATTTTGCACATCCTGTTGCTTCGGCTGTTGAAAACGGGGAATTTACCTACGGTATTTTACTTTGCGGTTCGGCAAACGGTGTGGCTATAACAGCAAACAAACATCAGGGCATTAGAGCAGGTCTATGCTGGGAAAACGAAGTCGCATCACTGGTACGTCAGCACAATAACGCTAATGTACTTTGCATTCCGGCCCGTTTTGTTTCAGAAGATGAAGCAAAAAAAATTACCGAAACCTTTTTAACTACGGCATTTGAAGGCGGTCGCCACCAAAACCGGGTCGAAAAAATTTCGTGCTAA
- a CDS encoding M28 family peptidase, producing the protein MNKKFLTLGLVTLVTASCFGQIKPLPANKDAIKFSKAINPDNAYKHLSVLASDEYEGRETGTKGAWMAADYIRDYFKSIGLKGPVDGSYFQKINLVNVTLKESHVTVNGQPKEYQKDYIVSPSLISDNGFTFSTDQIVFIGYGIKKDNYNDFAGTDIKGKVVMMFNGGDPTVKQGTRIDRAAYRAMLDSRAKYFAENNVKAIILIDPSVDRITENSKQAQNKGRVMVKTNAAIEAQKQNEIPRISISVALANDLLKANNTTVADLQKKITESVTPASQIVNVPFSASAAKNEASVRCENVLGYLEGSDPVLKKEVLILTGHYDHIGLETDPNAKDKVNNGADDDGSGTTGVLLMAKAFTDAKKAGKGPKRSILFMTVVGEEKGLWGSEWYSEHPVFPVANTIADLNTDMIGRTGEEYLGKPDSANYIYSVGSRMLSSDLANLSEQVNATYTKMKLDYKYDDPKDPEQIYYRSDHYNFAKLGIPIIFYYDGMLQQDYHKPGDEVSKINFPLLAKRAKLTYYTAWELANRAKRPVVDMDGKGNPKK; encoded by the coding sequence ATGAACAAAAAGTTTTTAACCCTTGGTTTGGTTACGCTTGTTACAGCAAGTTGCTTTGGCCAGATCAAACCGCTCCCGGCCAATAAAGACGCGATTAAATTTAGCAAAGCCATTAACCCGGATAATGCCTATAAACACCTGTCTGTTTTGGCATCTGATGAATACGAAGGTCGCGAAACAGGAACCAAAGGTGCCTGGATGGCTGCAGATTATATCCGCGATTATTTTAAATCTATCGGACTAAAAGGCCCTGTTGATGGCAGCTATTTTCAGAAAATTAATCTGGTAAATGTTACGTTAAAAGAAAGCCATGTAACCGTTAATGGTCAACCGAAAGAATATCAGAAAGATTATATCGTTTCACCTAGTTTAATCAGCGATAACGGTTTCACTTTTTCTACCGATCAGATTGTATTTATCGGTTACGGGATCAAGAAAGATAACTACAACGACTTTGCCGGAACCGACATTAAAGGAAAGGTAGTAATGATGTTTAATGGTGGTGACCCTACAGTTAAACAAGGTACCAGAATTGACAGGGCAGCTTACCGCGCCATGTTAGATAGCAGGGCAAAATATTTTGCAGAGAATAATGTTAAAGCCATTATACTGATCGATCCAAGTGTTGATAGAATTACCGAAAATAGCAAGCAAGCCCAAAATAAAGGCAGGGTAATGGTGAAAACCAATGCTGCTATCGAGGCACAAAAGCAAAACGAAATTCCGCGTATTTCAATCTCTGTGGCATTGGCAAACGACCTGTTAAAGGCAAACAATACTACGGTAGCAGATTTACAAAAGAAAATTACGGAAAGCGTTACGCCTGCTTCGCAAATAGTAAATGTTCCATTCTCTGCAAGTGCAGCCAAAAATGAAGCATCAGTTAGGTGCGAAAATGTTTTGGGTTACTTAGAAGGTTCTGATCCGGTACTTAAAAAAGAAGTATTGATTTTAACAGGCCACTATGATCACATTGGTTTAGAAACTGATCCAAACGCGAAAGATAAAGTAAACAACGGTGCCGATGATGATGGATCGGGTACTACAGGTGTTTTATTGATGGCAAAAGCCTTTACGGATGCAAAAAAAGCAGGCAAAGGTCCTAAACGCAGCATTTTATTTATGACAGTGGTCGGTGAGGAAAAAGGCCTTTGGGGTTCTGAATGGTACTCTGAGCACCCTGTTTTCCCTGTAGCCAATACCATTGCCGATTTAAATACCGATATGATTGGCCGTACAGGTGAAGAATATTTGGGCAAACCAGATTCTGCTAACTACATTTACTCAGTAGGCTCGAGAATGTTGAGCAGCGATTTGGCTAATTTAAGCGAGCAGGTAAATGCTACCTATACCAAAATGAAACTGGATTACAAATATGATGATCCAAAAGACCCTGAGCAAATTTATTACCGTTCAGACCACTACAACTTTGCCAAATTAGGTATTCCGATTATTTTCTATTATGATGGAATGTTACAACAGGATTACCACAAACCAGGCGATGAAGTAAGTAAAATCAACTTCCCGCTACTAGCAAAAAGAGCCAAGTTAACCTACTATACTGCATGGGAACTGGCTAACAGAGCTAAACGTCCGGTAGTAGACATGGATGGAAAAGGTAATCCGAAGAAATAA
- a CDS encoding LutB/LldF family L-lactate oxidation iron-sulfur protein translates to MMKTAEEFLEKSDEKAFDLPHRKTINYNIGKYNAAVERGLSKFENLEASKKKAHVVKWRVMENLDKFLPEFESNFQRRGGKVIWANDAAEAQQEILNIIKRNNGKTVIKSKSMTTEEIHLNDFLEQNNIESLESDLGEYIVQLLGQAPYHIVTPAMHLSATDIAQLFHDKFGTPIDATPPQLVQKARELLREKYLNADIGISGGNFLIADTGSIAITENEGNARLSTTFPKIHIAIVGIEKVIPSMADLDLFWPLLASHGTGQNLTVYNSILSGPRQPNETDGPEEMYVILLDNGRTNLLAQKDQRQGLYCIRCGACLNACPVYKNIGGHTYNTTYSGPIGSVITPHLKGMEEFKHLSYASSLCGKCSEVCPVKIDIHKMLLLNRRDAAAGHENGKKEEMGWSMFNKMMQKRKWMDFFGGKFKNFMLKTFFKKSWGKYREMPKVADKSFAKQFEEMKKNRES, encoded by the coding sequence TTGATGAAAACTGCCGAGGAATTTTTAGAGAAGTCTGATGAGAAAGCTTTCGATTTACCACATCGTAAAACCATAAATTACAATATTGGTAAATACAATGCAGCAGTTGAACGCGGCTTGTCAAAGTTCGAAAACCTCGAGGCGTCTAAAAAAAAGGCACACGTAGTAAAATGGCGGGTAATGGAAAATCTTGATAAGTTCCTGCCCGAGTTCGAATCGAACTTTCAGCGCCGAGGCGGTAAGGTTATATGGGCAAACGATGCGGCAGAAGCCCAGCAGGAAATCCTCAATATCATTAAAAGAAACAATGGCAAAACCGTCATCAAATCCAAATCGATGACGACGGAGGAAATCCACCTGAACGACTTTTTGGAGCAAAACAATATCGAATCGCTGGAAAGTGATCTTGGTGAATATATCGTTCAGTTATTGGGCCAGGCACCTTACCACATTGTTACCCCGGCCATGCACTTAAGTGCAACCGATATTGCGCAATTATTTCACGATAAATTTGGCACCCCTATCGATGCTACGCCACCACAACTGGTGCAAAAAGCTAGGGAGCTGCTCAGAGAAAAATATTTAAATGCTGATATTGGTATTAGCGGAGGAAATTTCCTGATTGCCGATACCGGAAGTATTGCCATCACCGAAAACGAAGGTAATGCGCGTTTAAGTACTACATTTCCTAAAATCCATATAGCCATTGTTGGTATCGAAAAGGTAATCCCTTCTATGGCCGATCTGGATTTGTTCTGGCCTTTACTGGCTTCGCACGGAACCGGGCAAAATTTAACGGTTTACAACAGCATTCTAAGCGGTCCCCGTCAGCCAAATGAAACGGATGGCCCCGAAGAAATGTATGTAATCTTGTTAGATAACGGCCGCACCAATTTACTGGCACAAAAAGATCAGCGGCAAGGCTTATACTGTATCCGTTGCGGGGCCTGCTTAAATGCCTGCCCGGTATATAAAAATATTGGTGGGCATACCTACAACACCACCTATAGCGGACCAATTGGTTCGGTTATTACGCCGCACTTAAAAGGCATGGAGGAGTTTAAGCATTTAAGCTATGCTTCCAGTCTCTGCGGAAAATGCTCGGAGGTTTGTCCGGTAAAAATCGATATCCATAAAATGCTGTTGCTAAACCGACGAGATGCAGCAGCCGGACACGAGAACGGCAAAAAGGAAGAAATGGGCTGGAGCATGTTCAACAAAATGATGCAAAAACGCAAGTGGATGGATTTCTTTGGTGGAAAGTTTAAAAATTTTATGCTCAAAACCTTCTTTAAAAAGAGTTGGGGCAAATACCGCGAAATGCCAAAAGTTGCAGATAAATCTTTCGCAAAACAGTTTGAGGAGATGAAAAAGAACCGGGAATCCTAG
- a CDS encoding thiamine pyrophosphate-dependent enzyme, with the protein MHFNRRDKDDEFLLNLYKKLLYPRMVEDKMLKLLRQGRIGKWFSGIGQEAIAVGSTLAMQHEEYILPMHRNLGVFTSRNIPLKKLMAQWQGKLTGFTKGRDRSFHFGTQNYKIVGMISHLGPQMALADGIALADLLANKQHATLVYTGEGATSEGDFHEALNVAAVWGLPVIFLIENNGYGLSTPKSEQFRCKNLVDKAIGYGIEGRQIDGNNILEVYDTINQLAMEIRKDPRPILVECMTFRMRGHEEASGTKYVPQELFDQWEKKDPLSNFEAYLIEQGVLTSASVIDIKIEVKKNIELEVESAFNEPEPIADALQEEQDMYFPFEQEVVQSGQSSTEKRYLDAISDALDLAMEKYPNLVLMGQDIAEYGGAFKITDGFTAKYGKARVRNTPICESAIVGAGLGLSINGYKAVVEMQFADFVTVGFNQIVNNLAKTHYRWGEKADVVVRMPTGAGTGAGPFHSQSNEAWFTKTPGLKIVYPAFPEDAKGLLLAAIADPNPVIYFEHKYLYRSLSAPVPDGYYTTEIGKAVTLKTGKQLSIITYGLGIHWALEYLNDHPEQEATLIDLRTLQPWDKETVEEAVKATGRVLILHEDTLTNGFGAEISAWIGEHLFHHLDAPVMRCASLDTAIPMSKVLEDNFLAKARLAETIDKLLKY; encoded by the coding sequence ATGCATTTTAACCGAAGAGATAAAGACGACGAATTCTTACTGAATTTATATAAAAAGCTCCTTTATCCCCGGATGGTGGAGGATAAAATGCTCAAATTATTGCGCCAGGGACGCATAGGTAAATGGTTTTCAGGTATTGGGCAGGAAGCCATTGCAGTTGGCAGTACTTTGGCCATGCAGCACGAAGAATACATTTTGCCCATGCACCGCAATTTAGGGGTTTTTACTTCCCGTAATATTCCTTTAAAAAAGTTAATGGCCCAATGGCAGGGCAAGTTAACAGGCTTTACCAAAGGCCGCGACCGCTCATTTCATTTCGGTACACAAAACTATAAAATTGTAGGGATGATTTCCCATTTAGGCCCACAAATGGCCTTGGCAGATGGCATTGCATTGGCCGACCTTCTGGCTAATAAACAGCATGCTACTTTAGTTTATACCGGCGAGGGTGCAACCAGTGAAGGCGATTTTCACGAAGCGTTAAATGTTGCTGCTGTTTGGGGACTTCCTGTTATCTTTTTGATTGAGAATAATGGCTATGGACTTTCTACGCCAAAATCAGAGCAATTTAGATGTAAAAACCTGGTTGATAAAGCCATTGGCTACGGCATTGAAGGGCGGCAAATTGACGGAAATAACATTCTTGAAGTGTACGATACCATTAACCAGCTGGCTATGGAGATCAGAAAAGATCCCAGACCTATTTTGGTAGAATGCATGACCTTCAGAATGCGTGGACACGAAGAAGCATCAGGAACCAAATATGTTCCGCAGGAGTTATTTGATCAATGGGAAAAGAAAGATCCACTGAGCAATTTTGAGGCTTATTTAATTGAGCAGGGGGTGTTAACATCTGCTTCGGTTATTGATATAAAAATTGAAGTAAAAAAGAACATTGAATTAGAAGTTGAATCAGCTTTTAATGAGCCCGAACCCATTGCCGATGCCCTTCAGGAAGAACAAGACATGTACTTCCCTTTTGAACAGGAAGTCGTTCAATCAGGCCAATCTTCAACCGAAAAAAGATATTTAGATGCCATTAGCGATGCGCTCGATTTAGCTATGGAAAAATACCCCAACCTGGTTCTAATGGGACAGGACATTGCCGAATATGGCGGGGCTTTTAAAATTACGGATGGTTTTACCGCCAAATATGGTAAAGCTAGGGTTCGCAATACTCCTATTTGCGAATCGGCTATTGTTGGGGCAGGTTTAGGCCTATCCATTAATGGTTATAAAGCTGTTGTAGAAATGCAGTTTGCTGATTTTGTAACTGTAGGTTTTAACCAAATTGTGAATAATCTGGCAAAAACACATTACCGCTGGGGAGAAAAAGCCGATGTGGTAGTACGCATGCCTACTGGCGCCGGAACAGGTGCAGGACCTTTTCATTCGCAAAGCAACGAGGCCTGGTTTACCAAAACACCCGGTCTAAAAATTGTTTACCCGGCATTCCCCGAAGACGCCAAGGGTTTGCTTTTGGCAGCAATTGCCGATCCTAATCCAGTGATCTATTTTGAACATAAATACCTGTACAGAAGTTTAAGCGCACCGGTGCCCGATGGCTATTATACCACCGAAATTGGCAAAGCAGTTACTTTAAAAACTGGTAAGCAGCTCTCCATCATCACCTATGGTTTGGGTATACACTGGGCATTGGAGTATTTAAATGACCATCCTGAGCAAGAAGCAACCCTGATTGATTTACGTACGCTCCAACCCTGGGATAAGGAAACCGTCGAAGAGGCTGTTAAAGCTACAGGACGGGTATTGATTTTGCATGAAGATACACTGACTAATGGTTTTGGTGCTGAAATTTCGGCCTGGATTGGAGAGCATCTCTTCCACCACCTCGATGCACCTGTAATGCGTTGTGCAAGTTTAGATACTGCCATTCCAATGAGTAAGGTACTCGAAGATAATTTTTTAGCTAAAGCCAGATTAGCCGAAACGATTGATAAATTATTAAAATACTAA
- a CDS encoding SprT-like domain-containing protein, with the protein MEKVKVLAQYMPAEAAPLIAKWIDYFQCEFKIAKTRSTKLGDYRHPFRDKGHRISVNFNLNHYAFLVTTVHEFAHLLTWNDFKNKVKPHGTEWKKNFQRMMVPFFDMNIFPDDIHKAIDNYMSNPAASSCSDLHLSRALKKYDADTTDILHVEQLPANANFKIKDGRRFTKGERIRKRYRCVCLDDKRVYLFNPLAEVILLD; encoded by the coding sequence GTGGAAAAGGTAAAAGTTTTAGCGCAATATATGCCTGCAGAGGCAGCACCGCTAATTGCCAAGTGGATTGATTATTTTCAGTGCGAATTTAAGATCGCCAAAACCCGTTCTACCAAACTGGGCGACTACCGCCATCCTTTCCGTGATAAAGGCCACCGTATTTCTGTAAATTTTAACCTGAACCATTATGCTTTCCTGGTTACTACCGTACACGAATTTGCCCATTTGTTAACCTGGAACGACTTTAAGAATAAGGTAAAACCGCATGGTACCGAATGGAAGAAAAACTTCCAGCGCATGATGGTCCCCTTTTTTGACATGAATATTTTTCCGGATGATATCCATAAAGCGATAGATAATTACATGTCGAACCCTGCGGCCTCGAGCTGTTCAGATTTACATTTATCGCGTGCACTAAAAAAATACGATGCTGATACAACAGATATCTTGCATGTAGAGCAATTACCTGCTAATGCAAATTTCAAAATTAAAGATGGCCGCCGTTTTACCAAAGGCGAGCGCATCAGAAAACGTTACCGCTGTGTGTGTTTAGATGATAAACGCGTTTACCTGTTTAATCCACTAGCGGAGGTGATTTTATTAGATTAA